A single region of the Gracilibacillus caseinilyticus genome encodes:
- a CDS encoding xanthine phosphoribosyltransferase, translating to MELLQKKIIKEGIALSDTVLKVDNFLNHQIDPQLMNEIGKEFAARFKGEGITKIVTLESSGIAPAVMTGLVLDVPVIFARKKKSLTLTEGLITSQVYSYTKQETNDISIASKFLNDQDHVLIIDDFLANGQAALALVDIVEKTNASIAGIGIVIEKAFQDGGKFLSEKGCRVESLARIQSLANQTIEFVNWETSVK from the coding sequence ATGGAATTATTACAAAAGAAAATTATAAAAGAGGGTATAGCCTTGTCGGATACCGTGTTAAAAGTGGATAATTTTTTAAATCATCAGATTGACCCGCAATTAATGAATGAAATAGGAAAAGAATTTGCTGCTCGTTTTAAAGGAGAAGGTATCACGAAAATTGTAACTCTTGAATCATCTGGGATTGCACCAGCTGTTATGACAGGCTTAGTACTTGATGTACCAGTTATTTTTGCACGTAAAAAGAAGTCTTTAACATTGACGGAAGGCTTAATCACATCTCAGGTGTACTCCTATACAAAGCAAGAAACGAACGATATTTCAATTGCGAGCAAATTTCTGAATGATCAGGATCATGTTCTAATTATTGATGACTTCCTGGCAAATGGACAGGCTGCTCTTGCGCTAGTTGATATTGTAGAAAAAACAAATGCATCCATAGCAGGTATAGGTATTGTCATCGAAAAAGCTTTTCAGGATGGTGGCAAATTTCTCTCAGAGAAAGGGTGCCGAGTGGAGTCACTAGCACGAATCCAATCATTAGCCAATCAAACGATTGAATTTGTAAATTGGGAAACATCAGTGAAGTAG
- a CDS encoding metal ABC transporter substrate-binding protein: MKKRSYLPFFVSICTLLLITACNTSEGSGNANNEETEEKVQVVTTYSIIYDIVKNVGGDLVDIHSLAPIGSNPHEYDPLPEDVQKATDADAIFYNGLNLEAGNSWFDRLMETAEKDEEDAPVFLMSEGVEPMYLTTEGNEGEEDPHAWLNIENGIQYAENARDGLIEVDPDNKDVYEKNTEEYITQLKELHQDAIEQYNEIPEKERVLVTSEGAFKYFSAAYGFQAEYIWEINQENQGTPKQITRIVDIISDKGIKGLFLETSIDPRSMEAVSAETDVPIMGKVFTDSLGKTGEDGDTYIDMMKWNIQTIKEGLTE, from the coding sequence ATGAAAAAAAGAAGTTATTTACCGTTTTTTGTAAGTATATGTACACTGCTGCTGATCACTGCATGCAATACAAGTGAAGGAAGCGGAAATGCAAATAATGAAGAGACCGAAGAGAAGGTACAAGTGGTCACTACTTATTCGATTATCTATGACATCGTTAAAAATGTTGGTGGTGATTTAGTTGACATTCATAGCCTTGCACCGATTGGATCCAATCCGCATGAATATGACCCACTACCGGAAGATGTCCAAAAGGCAACAGATGCCGATGCCATTTTTTATAATGGATTAAACCTGGAAGCAGGTAATTCATGGTTCGATCGTTTAATGGAAACAGCAGAAAAAGATGAAGAAGATGCGCCGGTATTTCTAATGAGTGAAGGCGTGGAACCAATGTATTTAACAACAGAAGGGAATGAGGGTGAAGAAGATCCACATGCTTGGTTAAATATTGAAAATGGTATCCAATATGCGGAGAATGCACGAGACGGATTAATCGAAGTCGATCCCGACAATAAAGACGTCTATGAAAAAAATACCGAAGAATATATCACACAATTGAAAGAGCTGCATCAGGATGCAATTGAGCAATACAATGAAATCCCCGAAAAAGAGCGTGTATTAGTGACTAGTGAAGGTGCATTTAAATACTTTAGTGCAGCATACGGCTTCCAGGCTGAATATATTTGGGAGATTAACCAAGAGAATCAAGGAACACCTAAACAAATTACTAGAATTGTTGACATTATTAGCGATAAAGGAATAAAAGGATTATTCCTTGAAACAAGTATTGACCCCCGCAGTATGGAAGCAGTATCGGCAGAGACAGATGTACCGATTATGGGTAAAGTGTTTACCGATTCATTAGGAAAAACCGGTGAAGATGGAGATACTTATATTGATATGATGAAATGGAATATCCAAACGATTAAAGAAGGATTAACCGAATAA
- a CDS encoding malate:quinone oxidoreductase, whose product MSDSHMKTDVILIGAGIMSATLGSMLKELDPDMDITVFERLDKAGDESSNEWNNAGTGHSALCELNYTKENADGTIDITKALKINEQFQVSKQFWSYLVNNQRLTRPSEFIEPLPHMSFVRGESNVRFLKKRFEALSENPLFEGMEFSDDPEKLMDWTPLMMKERNNSEPIAATKIDTGTDVNFGALTRKMFDQLEEQNVSVQYKQNVDDIKRTSDGGWELKIRNVDSGEVVRHTAKFVFIGAGGGSLHLLQKSGIPEGRNIGGFPVSGLFMVCKNPDVVAQHHAKVYGKAKVGAPPMSVPHLDTRFIENKKSLLFGPFAGFSPKFLKTGSMFDLITSVKPDNLFTMLAAGAKNMSLTKYLIEQVMLSKEKRMEELREFVPDAKSEDWDIVIAGQRVQVIKDTDAGKGTLQFGTEVVHSADGTIAALLGASPGASTAVSVMLQVIKECFPHKIDEWEPKLKEMIPSYGEALLENPDLIEEIKTTTAKALQLNERPQSTDDNDILQEV is encoded by the coding sequence ATGAGCGACTCACATATGAAAACAGACGTGATTTTAATAGGTGCTGGAATTATGAGTGCGACATTAGGGTCGATGTTGAAAGAACTAGATCCTGATATGGATATTACTGTATTTGAAAGACTGGACAAAGCAGGGGATGAAAGCTCGAATGAATGGAATAATGCAGGTACCGGGCATTCTGCTTTGTGTGAGTTGAATTATACGAAGGAAAATGCGGATGGTACGATTGATATAACGAAGGCTTTGAAGATCAATGAACAATTTCAAGTTTCGAAACAGTTTTGGTCTTACTTAGTTAACAATCAACGCCTTACACGTCCAAGTGAATTTATTGAACCGTTGCCTCACATGAGTTTTGTTCGAGGTGAGAGCAATGTAAGGTTTTTAAAAAAGCGTTTTGAAGCGCTTTCCGAGAATCCGTTGTTTGAAGGGATGGAGTTTTCGGATGATCCGGAGAAATTAATGGATTGGACGCCATTAATGATGAAAGAGCGGAATAACTCAGAACCAATTGCGGCAACGAAGATTGATACTGGAACAGATGTGAATTTTGGCGCTTTAACGAGAAAGATGTTTGATCAGTTAGAAGAACAAAATGTATCGGTACAATATAAGCAAAATGTGGACGATATTAAACGGACAAGTGATGGTGGCTGGGAATTAAAGATCCGTAACGTGGACAGTGGAGAAGTTGTACGCCATACAGCTAAGTTTGTTTTTATTGGTGCAGGTGGAGGTAGTTTACACCTGTTACAGAAATCAGGTATCCCGGAAGGCCGCAATATCGGTGGTTTCCCAGTAAGTGGCTTATTTATGGTTTGTAAAAATCCTGATGTGGTGGCACAGCACCATGCAAAAGTATATGGGAAGGCAAAAGTTGGGGCTCCACCAATGTCTGTACCACACCTTGATACGAGATTTATTGAAAACAAAAAATCATTATTATTCGGACCTTTTGCTGGATTTTCGCCGAAATTCTTAAAGACTGGTTCAATGTTCGATTTAATTACATCAGTGAAGCCTGATAACCTGTTTACCATGTTAGCGGCAGGTGCGAAAAACATGTCGTTGACGAAATATCTTATTGAGCAAGTGATGTTGTCGAAGGAAAAACGAATGGAAGAGCTAAGAGAATTTGTTCCTGATGCCAAAAGTGAAGATTGGGATATTGTGATAGCAGGTCAACGGGTCCAAGTTATTAAAGATACGGATGCAGGAAAAGGGACATTGCAATTTGGAACAGAAGTGGTACATTCCGCAGATGGGACAATTGCTGCGTTACTAGGTGCATCACCAGGTGCTTCCACAGCTGTATCAGTCATGCTGCAAGTAATTAAAGAATGCTTTCCACATAAAATTGATGAATGGGAACCGAAGTTAAAAGAAATGATCCCTTCTTATGGTGAGGCTTTATTAGAAAACCCAGATTTAATTGAAGAAATCAAAACCACCACTGCGAAAGCATTGCAATTAAATGAGAGACCACAGTCAACAGACGATAACGATATTTTACAAGAAGTATAA
- a CDS encoding metal ABC transporter ATP-binding protein — MGSEALSINNLHVSYHGNEAIKGVSLSINSGNLVGIIGPNGAGKSTLLKAMLNLIPRDKGSVKVMGKAIKDTRKQIAYVPQRSDIDWDFPITVIDAVLLGTYPHLKLFRRPSKKDKKWAIQCLDKVGMKEFSKRQIGELSGGQQQRVFLARALAQQADLFFLDEPFVGVDVSSEETIIQILKELCQQGKTVIVVHHDLSKANDYFHQLILLNKELIGFGSVDEVFQPEVIGRAYQGQFAFMNEIGVTL; from the coding sequence ATGGGTAGTGAGGCACTTTCAATCAATAATCTTCATGTTTCGTATCATGGGAATGAAGCGATCAAAGGAGTTAGCTTATCTATTAACTCCGGGAATCTAGTCGGCATTATCGGACCGAATGGTGCAGGTAAATCCACTTTATTAAAAGCTATGCTGAATCTGATTCCTAGAGACAAAGGCAGCGTTAAGGTAATGGGCAAAGCCATCAAAGATACTCGTAAACAAATCGCATATGTTCCGCAACGTTCTGATATTGATTGGGATTTCCCCATTACCGTCATAGATGCTGTATTGCTAGGTACGTACCCACACTTAAAATTATTTAGAAGGCCTAGCAAAAAAGATAAGAAATGGGCGATTCAATGTTTAGACAAAGTCGGAATGAAAGAGTTTAGCAAAAGACAAATCGGAGAGCTCTCAGGAGGACAGCAGCAACGCGTTTTTCTTGCGAGAGCATTAGCACAACAAGCAGATCTTTTTTTCTTGGATGAGCCTTTTGTAGGCGTCGATGTCTCCAGCGAAGAAACGATAATCCAAATTCTGAAAGAGCTTTGCCAGCAAGGAAAAACAGTGATTGTTGTCCACCATGATCTTAGTAAGGCAAACGACTATTTTCATCAATTAATACTATTGAATAAAGAATTGATCGGTTTTGGTTCTGTTGACGAAGTATTTCAGCCGGAAGTGATTGGGAGAGCTTATCAAGGGCAATTTGCGTTCATGAATGAAATCGGGGTGACATTGTAA
- a CDS encoding metal ABC transporter permease produces the protein MEFLHAILEYGFLQKALFTSIMVGIICGVIGCLIILRGMALMGDAISHAVLPGVAISYMFGINFFFGAVFSGVLTALAIGFVSQNSRIKHDTSIGIMFTAAFAGGIILITLLKSSTDLYHILFGNVLAVRSSDMWTTLGIGVFVILAVYLFYKELLVTSFDQTMGAAYGLPVRLIHYFLMTLLTMVTVASLQTVGIVLVVAMLITPAATAYLLTERLWVMIFIAAGIGVLSAIVGLFFSFTYNLASGATIVLSSTAIFIIAFLLAPKHGLIWKTIKAKRKKASLT, from the coding sequence ATGGAATTTTTACACGCTATACTTGAATATGGTTTTCTGCAAAAAGCATTATTTACTTCCATCATGGTTGGTATTATCTGTGGTGTGATCGGCTGCTTAATTATTTTAAGAGGAATGGCTTTGATGGGTGATGCCATTTCTCATGCCGTACTTCCCGGAGTAGCGATTTCTTATATGTTTGGCATTAACTTTTTCTTTGGGGCGGTATTTAGTGGTGTCTTAACGGCACTTGCTATCGGATTTGTCTCACAGAACAGTCGCATTAAGCACGATACATCGATCGGGATTATGTTCACAGCAGCCTTTGCTGGCGGTATTATCCTGATTACTTTGCTAAAAAGCAGTACAGACTTGTACCATATTTTATTTGGCAATGTGTTAGCAGTGCGTTCCTCTGATATGTGGACGACATTAGGAATCGGTGTATTTGTCATCCTAGCAGTTTATTTATTCTATAAAGAACTATTGGTCACCTCCTTCGACCAAACCATGGGGGCAGCTTATGGTTTGCCAGTCAGACTGATTCACTACTTCCTGATGACGCTATTGACCATGGTAACAGTAGCTTCCCTGCAAACAGTGGGTATTGTATTAGTTGTAGCAATGTTGATTACTCCCGCTGCCACAGCCTATCTGTTGACAGAGCGATTATGGGTTATGATTTTTATTGCAGCAGGCATTGGTGTCTTATCAGCGATTGTCGGCTTGTTCTTCAGTTTTACTTATAACCTAGCATCAGGAGCGACGATTGTGTTATCGTCAACGGCCATTTTCATTATCGCCTTCTTGCTCGCACCAAAACACGGTTTAATTTGGAAAACGATAAAAGCTAAAAGAAAAAAAGCCTCTTTGACTTAA
- a CDS encoding LCP family protein — MAEFRTDKRKKKKSWKKRILWFLLFIVLVIIAFGVYILTNVFGAAQDSHEELNRPEGKSEKREEAVTIGDDPISILLIGVEDYETDGKNGRADTQIVVTLNPDTEQMTMTSVPRDTQVEFTEEEAGQYAGSHKINAAYTYGSITGYGANKLTVEKVEEELDIPIDEYVTVNFDGFKEIVDALGGVTVDIKEPFWEKNFYDNDARIYFEKGTKKLDGEEALAFVRMRKRDVNAIYSREERQRQFIQASIDQAISAGTLFKVGEISDILGENITTSLSATEIYQLQQSYSSMNASGIKTYEIEGSDQVIGGSYYFVPTEEGLRTASQQLKSELGLAEPTEGSTSENQTTTE; from the coding sequence TTGGCTGAATTTAGAACTGATAAACGTAAAAAGAAGAAGTCATGGAAAAAAAGAATCCTTTGGTTTTTATTATTCATTGTCCTAGTAATTATCGCATTTGGAGTTTATATTTTAACGAATGTATTTGGCGCAGCTCAAGATTCTCATGAAGAATTGAATCGACCTGAAGGTAAGTCAGAGAAAAGAGAAGAAGCAGTAACGATCGGTGATGATCCGATTTCGATTCTGTTAATCGGTGTGGAAGACTATGAAACAGATGGTAAAAATGGTCGTGCTGATACACAAATTGTTGTGACACTTAACCCTGATACAGAACAAATGACAATGACTTCTGTTCCGCGTGACACGCAAGTAGAATTTACCGAGGAGGAAGCTGGTCAGTACGCTGGTTCTCACAAGATTAATGCCGCATATACGTATGGTTCGATTACAGGTTATGGAGCTAACAAATTAACCGTCGAAAAAGTAGAAGAAGAATTAGATATACCAATTGATGAGTATGTAACGGTTAACTTTGATGGTTTCAAAGAGATAGTTGATGCTCTAGGTGGTGTTACTGTAGATATTAAAGAACCTTTCTGGGAGAAGAATTTCTACGATAATGACGCTCGTATTTACTTTGAAAAAGGAACAAAGAAATTAGATGGAGAAGAAGCGCTAGCGTTTGTTCGAATGAGAAAACGCGATGTCAATGCGATCTATTCACGTGAGGAAAGACAACGTCAATTTATACAAGCTTCCATTGATCAGGCGATCTCTGCTGGTACACTGTTCAAGGTTGGCGAAATTTCTGATATTTTAGGTGAAAATATCACAACCAGTCTAAGTGCGACAGAGATTTATCAATTACAACAATCTTACTCTTCTATGAATGCTTCTGGCATTAAAACATACGAAATAGAAGGATCGGATCAAGTAATCGGTGGTTCCTATTACTTTGTTCCAACAGAAGAAGGTTTACGAACAGCATCACAACAACTGAAGTCAGAACTTGGATTAGCTGAACCAACCGAAGGTTCTACATCTGAAAATCAAACTACCACAGAATAA
- a CDS encoding class II aldolase/adducin family protein has translation MNLDMFHPADQLMMFMERIYQSGLTTTSGGNISIKDEEGDIWITPAGVDKGSLTRDDMVCVKPDGTKEGLHKPSSEFPFHQLIYQARPDLKAIVHAHPPALVAFSIVRKAPNTKIMANVYQTCGEVAIAKYGLPGSNDLGEKIAAEFKKGYQSVILENHGVVVGDDNLFDAFKRFETLDFSARIEAEANRMAPAKGLDTDTIAKHQHQSELEEFAPESYSIKERELRAKMCKLIHRAYKQKLFTSTQGTFSQRLTDDSFLITPYDIDRHYLESSDIVRIEKGKRERGKIPSRSARLHQYIYEKHPHIESIILAHPPHVMAFAVTDAVLDSKTIPESYILMREIPKLPAISPHTDPEKVADVFTPATPIAIVENECVIVTGSDLLNAFDRLEVADYSARALIVSKDLGEIVQIDDQSIHELEKEFGLPK, from the coding sequence ATGAATTTGGACATGTTTCATCCAGCTGATCAATTAATGATGTTTATGGAAAGAATTTATCAAAGTGGACTGACAACAACATCTGGAGGCAATATTTCGATTAAAGATGAAGAAGGCGATATTTGGATTACACCTGCAGGAGTGGATAAAGGCAGCTTAACAAGAGATGATATGGTGTGTGTCAAACCAGATGGAACGAAGGAAGGTCTTCATAAGCCTTCAAGTGAATTTCCTTTTCATCAACTTATTTATCAGGCGAGACCAGATTTGAAAGCGATTGTACATGCGCACCCACCGGCACTTGTAGCATTTAGTATTGTGCGAAAAGCACCTAATACTAAGATTATGGCAAATGTGTATCAAACATGTGGTGAAGTCGCAATTGCCAAATACGGATTACCAGGCAGTAATGATCTAGGAGAAAAAATTGCAGCAGAATTCAAAAAGGGCTACCAATCCGTTATCCTTGAAAATCATGGTGTGGTAGTGGGAGACGATAATCTGTTTGATGCTTTCAAACGATTTGAAACATTGGATTTCTCGGCTCGCATTGAAGCAGAGGCTAATCGAATGGCTCCTGCCAAAGGGCTAGACACCGATACAATTGCCAAACACCAACACCAAAGTGAACTTGAAGAATTTGCTCCTGAATCATACAGCATTAAAGAAAGAGAGTTGCGTGCGAAGATGTGTAAGTTAATTCACCGTGCTTATAAACAAAAACTCTTTACGAGTACACAAGGCACTTTCTCTCAACGATTGACTGACGATTCGTTTTTGATAACTCCATATGATATCGATCGTCATTATTTAGAATCAAGTGATATTGTACGGATTGAAAAGGGAAAAAGAGAGCGTGGAAAGATACCAAGTCGATCTGCTCGTTTGCATCAGTATATTTATGAAAAACATCCGCATATTGAGTCGATCATTTTGGCCCATCCGCCTCATGTAATGGCTTTTGCGGTGACAGATGCTGTATTGGATTCGAAAACGATTCCGGAGAGTTATATTTTAATGCGTGAAATTCCAAAATTACCTGCAATTTCACCACATACTGATCCCGAAAAAGTAGCGGATGTATTCACACCTGCAACACCAATTGCTATTGTGGAGAATGAATGTGTTATTGTAACAGGATCTGATTTATTAAATGCTTTTGACCGCTTAGAGGTAGCAGATTACAGTGCTCGTGCATTAATTGTCTCAAAGGATTTAGGGGAAATTGTTCAAATAGATGACCAAAGTATTCACGAGCTGGAGAAGGAATTTGGTTTACCGAAATAA
- a CDS encoding glycoside hydrolase family 95 protein, translated as MHPNNKCLWYKEPAGNWNEALPVGNGRIGGMVFGHVSNERIQLNEDSIWYGGPRDRLNPDAFSHLNRVRELLANGNLYEAEELAKLSMSGIPKSQRHYEPLGEINIDFDEINRYKNYYRALDLNTAIVNTEFVTNNITYQREVFTSYPDQVMVIRLSATEQNSISFQASLDRGNTRNLDTTEQLSSSSIVMGGETGGRDGIAFAAVLKVIAEDGDVRALGNRICVNQASEVTILLTAATTYRFEDPKEQCVHTISCAARKGYYDLRKTHITDYQTLFQRVELTLADHSTLKKDLPTDERLKLLQQGKIDLGLIDTYFHFGRYLMIASSRPNSLPATLQGIWNDLMFPPWDSKYTININAQMNYWPAEVCNLSECHVPLLKHIEKMKNSGRITAKKMYNCRGFTAHHNTDIWGDTAPQDIYPPASYWPMGAAWLCLHLWEHFQYSTDVPYLKQAYETMKEAALFFVDFLIENNDGYLITTPSVSPENTYILPDGEKGRLCEAPSMDSQIIDALLSSCIKASDILGMDKEFSQQLSELRDKLPPIKIGKHGQIQEWLEDYEEAEPGHRHISHLFSLHPSNQISPITTPALAKAAEVTLNRRLAHGGGHTGWSRAWIINMWARLHDSEAAYDNVVELLKSSTLPNLFDNHPPFQIDGNFGGTAGIIEMIVQSQNDEIHFLPAIPKAWEDGYVRGVKARGGYELEFEWKQHQLQYINIHAVQSGTVRIRVDAPVKVDNQVVTQKDHNLYEVLVEADQTSCILLHPVRKVMK; from the coding sequence TTGCATCCAAATAATAAATGTTTATGGTATAAAGAACCTGCTGGTAACTGGAATGAAGCATTGCCAGTAGGGAATGGCCGAATAGGTGGTATGGTTTTTGGTCACGTTTCTAATGAAAGGATTCAGTTAAATGAGGATTCAATCTGGTATGGAGGACCAAGAGATAGGCTAAATCCTGATGCTTTTTCCCATTTGAATAGAGTTAGAGAGTTATTGGCAAATGGGAATTTATATGAAGCAGAAGAACTGGCTAAATTGAGTATGTCTGGTATTCCGAAGTCACAAAGACACTATGAACCTTTAGGTGAAATAAACATTGATTTTGATGAAATAAATAGATACAAAAATTATTATAGAGCGTTAGATTTAAATACTGCTATTGTAAATACTGAGTTTGTCACTAATAATATAACCTATCAAAGGGAAGTGTTTACTAGTTATCCGGATCAAGTGATGGTAATAAGGTTATCAGCAACGGAACAAAATTCTATATCCTTTCAAGCTAGTCTAGACCGGGGAAACACTAGAAACCTTGATACGACAGAACAGCTGTCTTCATCAAGTATTGTAATGGGTGGAGAAACTGGTGGAAGAGACGGTATTGCGTTTGCGGCGGTCTTAAAAGTTATAGCAGAGGATGGAGATGTCAGAGCATTAGGGAATCGTATATGTGTTAATCAAGCTAGTGAAGTTACCATATTGTTAACTGCTGCAACGACATATCGATTTGAAGATCCAAAAGAACAATGTGTCCATACGATATCTTGTGCTGCTAGAAAAGGATACTATGATTTAAGAAAAACACATATAACAGATTATCAAACATTATTTCAACGAGTTGAGTTAACACTTGCAGATCATTCCACATTGAAAAAGGATTTACCGACAGATGAGCGACTTAAATTACTGCAACAAGGAAAAATAGATCTCGGCCTGATCGATACATATTTTCATTTTGGCCGTTATCTGATGATTGCATCGAGCAGACCAAATTCTTTACCGGCTACTTTGCAAGGGATTTGGAATGATTTAATGTTCCCGCCCTGGGATAGTAAGTATACGATCAATATCAATGCACAGATGAATTATTGGCCGGCAGAAGTGTGTAATCTATCCGAATGCCATGTGCCTTTATTAAAGCATATCGAAAAAATGAAAAACTCAGGCAGAATAACAGCTAAGAAAATGTATAACTGCCGTGGATTCACCGCACATCATAATACGGATATTTGGGGAGATACAGCTCCACAGGATATTTATCCTCCGGCAAGTTATTGGCCAATGGGAGCAGCTTGGCTATGCTTACATTTGTGGGAACATTTTCAATATTCAACAGATGTCCCATATTTAAAACAGGCTTACGAAACGATGAAAGAAGCAGCTTTATTTTTTGTTGATTTTCTAATTGAGAACAACGATGGCTACTTGATTACAACGCCTTCTGTTTCTCCAGAAAACACGTATATATTACCTGATGGGGAGAAGGGCAGGTTATGTGAAGCGCCTTCTATGGACAGTCAAATCATTGATGCGCTTTTATCCAGTTGTATAAAAGCAAGTGATATATTAGGGATGGATAAAGAGTTTTCTCAACAACTATCAGAGTTAAGAGATAAGTTACCTCCAATAAAAATAGGAAAGCACGGTCAAATTCAAGAATGGCTAGAGGATTATGAAGAAGCTGAGCCTGGTCATCGTCATATCTCTCATTTATTTTCCTTACATCCCAGTAATCAGATTTCACCGATTACTACTCCTGCATTAGCCAAAGCAGCAGAAGTGACATTGAACAGAAGGTTAGCGCATGGTGGCGGACATACCGGCTGGAGCCGAGCCTGGATTATCAACATGTGGGCTCGTTTACATGATAGTGAAGCTGCTTATGACAATGTAGTAGAACTGTTAAAATCGTCTACACTGCCCAATTTATTCGACAACCATCCACCATTCCAAATTGACGGAAATTTTGGTGGAACTGCTGGCATTATAGAAATGATTGTGCAGAGCCAAAATGACGAAATTCATTTTCTTCCTGCTATTCCAAAAGCATGGGAAGATGGATATGTAAGGGGAGTAAAGGCTAGAGGAGGATATGAATTAGAGTTTGAATGGAAGCAGCATCAATTACAGTATATTAACATTCATGCTGTACAATCAGGAACCGTACGTATACGAGTAGATGCACCTGTAAAGGTTGACAACCAAGTAGTCACACAAAAGGATCACAATTTGTATGAGGTGTTAGTAGAAGCTGATCAAACTTCGTGTATTTTATTACATCCCGTTAGAAAGGTTATGAAATAA